The Oscarella lobularis chromosome 9, ooOscLobu1.1, whole genome shotgun sequence genome includes a window with the following:
- the LOC136191476 gene encoding GMP synthase [glutamine-hydrolyzing]-like: MANSEDKNHDVVAILDAGAQYGKLIDRRVRELNVDADVLPLSTRADALLQQPPRRARARYRALIVSGGPKSVYAPDAPDYDPRIFRLGVPVLGICYGMQMMNREFGGVVDKKPTREDGQFDVDIVASSRLFAGLGPTTETVLLTHGDSVTEVPDGFRVTAKSGDIVAAIDDEARSLYGVQFHPEVDLTTNGRAMLKNFLYDVAGCTGTYTTETRQEACIRDIQTAVGPSKRVLSLVSGGVDSAVCTALLHKALGRERVIAVHVDNGFMRKNESDDVERSLKRIGVDLDVVRASQAFYHATTTVAVEVPSSSSSRRRRTKPLSQTTNPEVKRKIIGDTFVHVFEDHLKTLSLSADDVILAQGTLRPDLIESASSIASAKAEAIKTHHNDTELVRALRARGRIVEPLKDFHKDEVRALGVELGLPLSLVQRHPFPGPGLAIRVLCAVRPYVDVDYRETEAKLKLMLSFARAPKQLLLTQIREATSDAEAAFLAKISDDDICGHLLPIRSVGVQGDGRTYSYVAALSVAVASPDWSALIRLAKIIPRVVHRVNRVVYVFGAVVEHPVRDVTPTLLSPDVLSILRQCDCVAHETLRDAGCEERVSQMPVVCVPVHFDRPLGGREPSSRRSIVIRTFVTNDFMTGVPAVPGRDLPETVVMEMAEKIGRVAGISRVMYDLTAKPPGTTEWE; encoded by the coding sequence ATGGCAAACAGCGAAGATAAGAACCACGATGTCGTTGCAATACTCGACGCTGGCGCCCAATACGGAAAACtcatcgatcgtcgcgtgcgGGAactcaacgtcgacgccgacgttcTCCCGCTCTCCACGCGCGCCGACGCGCTTCTGCAGCAACCCCCGCGACGCGCACGGGCGCGCTACAGAGCCCTCATCGTCTCGGGCGGCCCGAAAAGCGTCTACGCGCCCGACGCACCCGACTACGATCCGCGAATCTTTCGCCTCGGCGTCCCCGTGCTCGGAATCTGCTACGGCATGCAGATGATGAATCGCGaattcggcggcgtcgtcgacaagaAACCGACGCGCGAAGACggccaattcgacgtcgacatcgtcgccTCATCGCGCCTATTCGCCGGTCTCGGCCCGACGACGGAAACCGTCCTGTTGACGCACGGAGATTCGGTGACCGAAGTCCCGGACGGCTTTCGCGTCACAGCGAAATCGGGCGACatcgtcgcggcgatcgacgacgaagcacGCTCCCTCTACGGCGTCCAATTTCACCCGGAAGTCGATCTGACGACGAACGGACGCGCGATGCTGAAGAACTTTCtctacgacgtcgccggatGTACGGGAACGTATACGACGGAAACGCGCCAAGAAGCGTGCATCCGGGACATCCAAACGGCAGTTGGGCCGTCGAAGCGCGTCCTATCGCTCGtgagcggcggcgtcgactcgGCCGTCTGCACGGCGCTCCTTCACAAGGCTCTCGGACGCGAACGCGTCATCGCCGTGCACGTCGATAACGGTTTCATGCGAaagaacgagagcgacgacgtcgaacgttcgCTGAaacgaatcggcgtcgatctcgacgtcgtgcgaGCGTCGCAAGCGTTCTATCACGCTACGacgaccgtcgccgtcgaagtgccttcgtcgtcgtcgtcgcgacgacgtcgcacgaaACCGCTCAGTCAAACGACGAACCCGGAAGTGAAGCGGAAAATCATCGGCGACACGTTCGTCCACGTCTTCGAGGATCATCTCAAGACGTTGAGTCtttccgccgacgacgtgatTCTCGCTCAAGGCACGCTGAGACCTGACTTGATCGagagcgcgtcgtcgatcgcgagcGCCAAGGCGGAGGCAATCAAGACCCATCACAATGACACGGAGCTCGTCCGCGcgttgcgcgcgcgcggacgCATCGTCGAGCCGCTGAAGGACTTTCACAAGGACGAGGTGCGCGCCCTCGGCGTCGAACTCGGCCTTCCCCTATCGCTCGTTCAACGCCATCCGTTTCCCGGACCCGGACTCGCCATACGCGTTCTCTGCGCCGTTCGACcgtacgtcgacgtcgactatCGCGAAACCGAGGCGAAATTGAAGCTGATGCTCTCGTTCGCTCGCGCTCCCAAGCAACTGCTTCTGACGCAGATACGCgaggcgacgagcgacgccgaGGCGGCGTTTCTCGCGAAgatcagcgacgacgacatttgCGGGCATTTGTTGCCGATTCGTTCCGTCGGCGTCCAAGGCGACGGGCGCACGTACAGCTACGTCGCCGCgctctccgtcgccgtcgcgtcgcccgATTGGTCGGCGTTGATACGACTCGCGAAGATCATTCCGCGCGTCGTTCATCGCGTCAATCGCGTCGTTTACGTCTTCGGCGCGGTCGTGGAGCATCCTGTGCGCGACGTCACGCCAACGTTGCTCTCGCCCGACGTGCTGAGCATTCTGCGTCAGTGCGACTGCGTCGCCCACGAGACGCTGCGCGACGCCGGCTGCGAGGAGCGCGTCAGTCAGATGCCCGTCGTTTGCGTGCCCGTTCACTTCGATAGGCCGCTCGGCGGACGCgaaccgtcgtcgcgacgatcgatcgtcaTTCGCACGTTCGTCACGAATGATTTTATGACGGGCGTGCCGGCCGTGCCCGGGCGAGATTTGCCCGAGACTGTCGTCATGGAGATGGCGGAGAAGATCGGCCGCGTCGCCGGGATATCGAGGGTCATGTACGATTTGACGGCGAAGCCGCCCGGCACGACGGAGTGGGAATAG
- the LOC136191475 gene encoding uncharacterized protein isoform X1: MTEEIGNQPLLAKVSAGGHYVLVDLILKSGCNPNVLDRGSTVLFGACFRRHYSIGVLLMTFSTAIGSDSDEETLCFIIEQQQYSSHVSEVVIDLVKMILARSPFIVTLRDQEGRLFHELPCPKNLKNVLVNFWVQYRYRELYAQGTTKPDKIKVCVVGDARAGKTTLIKSLRNVHWEGGDDRRTASVDVTVAKVKSAGELMFCDFAGQPFFHKTHGLFFSASSTAFLFVVNLTIDEEELKRSSHYWASFVKCSVFLVGKAYAVVVGSKKDLLPRSHVGEAEAKLKRLVTYLQTMFGEWFEFVNNGFVLDCRQRSSKELIAFLKTLREVKSLSLKAAKSVPTIVETANKTFLPILRNPSSAGASPSLVQSFTKFLKPTSYRLDRDLRRSIISVMKTNGFVPDSDQESEFACNRSIHADVFKRLMVESICAGLSESIQDLLVEFLQAIGEILVIDDTVVLDFPWLCQNVLGPLMSPRDFPICLDSSTSGTATKESIQKVLESFNHRKWENIDDTISLLCRLEICYPFPKQADTYQFPALIEDQRPAYVWRENSQMIVYVGRRLMSEEATDIITPGTMPFIQSSTRNAPCFRPSEPVVWQDGLLIKRTIGRHSLEGMIVFQDREKAIDFIVRGPEHSEKQCKKHLSDLMNVGMKALQEKSPGTVQSLWYISCTELKQLKDFPVAHKSQTVEETVKISEYSNAKVCQRGIEDTLLDLLALPDDHFTYLPYEALCSVCKFLDKDTKGRSALAERLPDFSSVDRHQCETAKQLLSRWSERLKATTESFVDSARTLGLLYLLMILHDCGSIELSDDEKNVAQVHLSFVEANTPSVIAAMQLTRLASGKRIDSATDDIDVISSSPASAAAAAKHQGKDIANSDYLDGPVTSHERFEAAERIQPIWKQIGRVLGPEPFKHYELHAFGEKANDRERALEMLEAWAMKFGRRATRGQLIDAMMRFDYSTEVAEIFSVSH; encoded by the exons ATGACTGAAGAA ATTGGAAACCAACCGTTGCTTGCCAAAGTGTCCGCCGGAGGACATTATGTGTTGGTGGACTTGATTCTGAAGAGCGGTTGCAATCCTAATGTTCTTGACAGA GGAAGCACCGTGCTATTTGGTGCTTGTTTTCGCCGTCATTACTCGATTGGCGTGTTGCTAATGACATTTTCTACAGCTATAGGTTCTGAT TCTGATGAAGAAACCCTTTGCTTCATTATAGAGCAACAACAGTATTCCTCTC ATGTTTCAGAAGTTGTCATCGATCTCGTCAAGATGATTCTCGCCCGATCGCCTTTCATCGTGACCCTTCGAGATCAG gaAGGCCGCCTTTTTCATGAATTGCCTTGTCCTAAAAATCTTAAAAATGTTCTAGTTAACTTTTGG GTCCAATATCGGTATCGAGAGCTCTACGCGCAAGGCACGACGAAGCCAGACAAAATCAAGGTTTGCGTTGTCGGCGATGCAAGAGCTGGTAAAACAACTCTTATAAAATCTCTACGAAATGTCCACTGGGAAGGAGGCGATGATCGACGTACCGCCagcgttgacgtcaccgttgcAAAAGTCAAATCCGCGGGCGAGCTCATGTTTTGCGATTTTGCAGGACAACCATTCTTTCATAAAACGCACGGGCTCTTTTTCAGCGCATCGTCGACGGCCTTCCTTTTCGTTGTTAATCTGACTatagacgaagaggagctGAAGAGGTCGAGTCACTATTGGGCGTCATTCGTAAAATGCAGCGTGTTTCTCGTTGGAAAAGCATACGCAGTCGTAGTTGGCAGCAAGAAAGATCTGCTTCCTCGCTCTCATGTAGGAGAGGCGGAAGCAAAATTGAAACGTCTTGTCACTTATCTTCAAACCATGTTTGGAGAATGGTTTGAGTTTGTGAACAATGGTTTCGTCTTAGATTGTCGTCAACGAAGTTCGAAAGAATTAATCGCATTTCTGAAAACTCTTCGTGAAGTgaaatctctctctcttaaG GCTGCAAAAAGTGTTCCAACAATAGTTGAGACGGCAAATAAGACGTTTTTGCCAATTCTGCGAAATCCGAGCTCTGCTGGTGCATCACCGTCACTTGTTCAGTCATTCACTAAGTTTCTAAAACCAACCAGCTATCGCCTTGATCGAGATTTACGTCGAAGCATAATTTCTGTCATGAAAACGAACGGTTTTGTTCCTGATAGTGACCAA GAAAGCGAGTTCGCTTGCAACCGGTCTATTCACGCTGACGTTTTTAAGCGTCTGATGGTGGAAAGCATCTGCGCTGGGCTCTCAGAGTCGATTCAAGATCTTCTTGTAGAATTTTTACAAGCAATCGGAGAA attcTTGTTATCGATGATACGGTTGTTTTGGATTTTCCGTGGCTGTGTCAAAACGTTCTTGGTCCGCTCATGTCTCCCAGAGATTTTCCAATTTGTCTCGATTCCTCTACGTCTGGCACGGCCACTAAAGAAAGTATCCAAAAAGTGCTTGAGAGTTTCAACCATCGAAAATGGGAAAATATCGACGATACGATCTCACTTCTATGTCGTTTAGAAATATGTTATCCGTTTCCCAAGCAAGCAGACACGTACCAGTTTCCTGCACTAATAGAAGACCAGCGTCCGGCCTACGTGTGGCGTGAAAATAGCCAAATGATTGTCTACGTTGGACGCCGTCTAATGAGCGAAGAAGCAACCGATATAATAACTCCAGGAACTATGCCATTTATTCAAAGCAGCACTAGAAACGCTCCGTGCTTTCGTCCGTCGGAGCCCGTCGTGTGGCAAGATGGTCTTCTGATCAAGAGGACAATTGGCCGTCATTCTCTTGAAGGAATGATAGTATTTCAGGATCGCGAAAAAGCGATCGATTTTATTGTTCGTGGTCCTGAGCATTCCGAGAAACAATGCAAAAAGCATCTAAGCGATCTAATGAACGTAGGAATGAAGGCTCTTCAAGAGAAGAGTCCAGGGACGGTTCAAAGTCTTTGGTACATTAGTTGCACTGAACTAAAGCAGCTCAAGGATTTCCCTGTAGCACACAAATCGCAGACTGTTGAAGAGACGGTAAAAATTTCGGAGTATTCAAACGCGAAAGTGTGCCAGAGAGGGATTGAAGACACTTTGCTAGACCTTCTCGCTCTCCCCGACGATCATTTTACGTATCTTCCTTACGAAGCTCTCTGCAGTGTTTGTAAATTTCTTGACAAGGACACTAAAGGAAGATCGGCATTAGCTGAGCGTTTGCCGGATTTTTCATCTGTTGACAGACATCAGTGCGAAACTGCAAAGCAATTGCTTAGTCGATGGAGTGAACGTCTCAAAGCAACGACGGAAAGTTTTGTCGACTCCGCTCGTACGTTAGGCTTGCTGTATTTGCTTATGATTCTGCATGATTGTGGCTCTATCGAACTTTCTGACGACGag aaaaacGTTGCTCAAGTACATTTAAGCTTTGTTGAAGCTAATACTCCGTCTGTCATAGCAGCTA TGCAACTCACCCGCCTGGCGTCAGGCAAGCGTATCGACTCCGCTACAGACGATATAGACGTTATCTCGTCTAGCCCTGCATCAG ctgctgctgctgcaaaaCACCAAGGCAAAG ATATTGCGAATAGCGACTACCTTGATGGGCCGGTTACTTCGCACGAAAGATTCGAAGCGGCTGAGCGCATTCAACCTATCTGGAAACAAATTGGAAGAGTATTGGGACCGGAACCTTTCAAACACTATGAATTGCACGCATTTGGAGAGAaggcgaacgatcgcgagCGTGCCCTAGAAATGCTGGAAGCGTGGGCTATGAAGTTCGGCAGAAGAGCTACACGCGGGCAACTTATTGATGCAATGATGCGCTTCGACTACTCAACCGAAGTAGCCGAAATATTTTCTG TTTCACACTGA
- the LOC136191475 gene encoding uncharacterized protein isoform X2 produces the protein MFLTDTVLFGACFRRHYSIGVLLMTFSTAIGSDSDEETLCFIIEQQQYSSHVSEVVIDLVKMILARSPFIVTLRDQEGRLFHELPCPKNLKNVLVNFWVQYRYRELYAQGTTKPDKIKVCVVGDARAGKTTLIKSLRNVHWEGGDDRRTASVDVTVAKVKSAGELMFCDFAGQPFFHKTHGLFFSASSTAFLFVVNLTIDEEELKRSSHYWASFVKCSVFLVGKAYAVVVGSKKDLLPRSHVGEAEAKLKRLVTYLQTMFGEWFEFVNNGFVLDCRQRSSKELIAFLKTLREVKSLSLKAAKSVPTIVETANKTFLPILRNPSSAGASPSLVQSFTKFLKPTSYRLDRDLRRSIISVMKTNGFVPDSDQESEFACNRSIHADVFKRLMVESICAGLSESIQDLLVEFLQAIGEILVIDDTVVLDFPWLCQNVLGPLMSPRDFPICLDSSTSGTATKESIQKVLESFNHRKWENIDDTISLLCRLEICYPFPKQADTYQFPALIEDQRPAYVWRENSQMIVYVGRRLMSEEATDIITPGTMPFIQSSTRNAPCFRPSEPVVWQDGLLIKRTIGRHSLEGMIVFQDREKAIDFIVRGPEHSEKQCKKHLSDLMNVGMKALQEKSPGTVQSLWYISCTELKQLKDFPVAHKSQTVEETVKISEYSNAKVCQRGIEDTLLDLLALPDDHFTYLPYEALCSVCKFLDKDTKGRSALAERLPDFSSVDRHQCETAKQLLSRWSERLKATTESFVDSARTLGLLYLLMILHDCGSIELSDDEKNVAQVHLSFVEANTPSVIAAMQLTRLASGKRIDSATDDIDVISSSPASAAAAAKHQGKDIANSDYLDGPVTSHERFEAAERIQPIWKQIGRVLGPEPFKHYELHAFGEKANDRERALEMLEAWAMKFGRRATRGQLIDAMMRFDYSTEVAEIFSVSH, from the exons ATGTTCTTGACAGA CACCGTGCTATTTGGTGCTTGTTTTCGCCGTCATTACTCGATTGGCGTGTTGCTAATGACATTTTCTACAGCTATAGGTTCTGAT TCTGATGAAGAAACCCTTTGCTTCATTATAGAGCAACAACAGTATTCCTCTC ATGTTTCAGAAGTTGTCATCGATCTCGTCAAGATGATTCTCGCCCGATCGCCTTTCATCGTGACCCTTCGAGATCAG gaAGGCCGCCTTTTTCATGAATTGCCTTGTCCTAAAAATCTTAAAAATGTTCTAGTTAACTTTTGG GTCCAATATCGGTATCGAGAGCTCTACGCGCAAGGCACGACGAAGCCAGACAAAATCAAGGTTTGCGTTGTCGGCGATGCAAGAGCTGGTAAAACAACTCTTATAAAATCTCTACGAAATGTCCACTGGGAAGGAGGCGATGATCGACGTACCGCCagcgttgacgtcaccgttgcAAAAGTCAAATCCGCGGGCGAGCTCATGTTTTGCGATTTTGCAGGACAACCATTCTTTCATAAAACGCACGGGCTCTTTTTCAGCGCATCGTCGACGGCCTTCCTTTTCGTTGTTAATCTGACTatagacgaagaggagctGAAGAGGTCGAGTCACTATTGGGCGTCATTCGTAAAATGCAGCGTGTTTCTCGTTGGAAAAGCATACGCAGTCGTAGTTGGCAGCAAGAAAGATCTGCTTCCTCGCTCTCATGTAGGAGAGGCGGAAGCAAAATTGAAACGTCTTGTCACTTATCTTCAAACCATGTTTGGAGAATGGTTTGAGTTTGTGAACAATGGTTTCGTCTTAGATTGTCGTCAACGAAGTTCGAAAGAATTAATCGCATTTCTGAAAACTCTTCGTGAAGTgaaatctctctctcttaaG GCTGCAAAAAGTGTTCCAACAATAGTTGAGACGGCAAATAAGACGTTTTTGCCAATTCTGCGAAATCCGAGCTCTGCTGGTGCATCACCGTCACTTGTTCAGTCATTCACTAAGTTTCTAAAACCAACCAGCTATCGCCTTGATCGAGATTTACGTCGAAGCATAATTTCTGTCATGAAAACGAACGGTTTTGTTCCTGATAGTGACCAA GAAAGCGAGTTCGCTTGCAACCGGTCTATTCACGCTGACGTTTTTAAGCGTCTGATGGTGGAAAGCATCTGCGCTGGGCTCTCAGAGTCGATTCAAGATCTTCTTGTAGAATTTTTACAAGCAATCGGAGAA attcTTGTTATCGATGATACGGTTGTTTTGGATTTTCCGTGGCTGTGTCAAAACGTTCTTGGTCCGCTCATGTCTCCCAGAGATTTTCCAATTTGTCTCGATTCCTCTACGTCTGGCACGGCCACTAAAGAAAGTATCCAAAAAGTGCTTGAGAGTTTCAACCATCGAAAATGGGAAAATATCGACGATACGATCTCACTTCTATGTCGTTTAGAAATATGTTATCCGTTTCCCAAGCAAGCAGACACGTACCAGTTTCCTGCACTAATAGAAGACCAGCGTCCGGCCTACGTGTGGCGTGAAAATAGCCAAATGATTGTCTACGTTGGACGCCGTCTAATGAGCGAAGAAGCAACCGATATAATAACTCCAGGAACTATGCCATTTATTCAAAGCAGCACTAGAAACGCTCCGTGCTTTCGTCCGTCGGAGCCCGTCGTGTGGCAAGATGGTCTTCTGATCAAGAGGACAATTGGCCGTCATTCTCTTGAAGGAATGATAGTATTTCAGGATCGCGAAAAAGCGATCGATTTTATTGTTCGTGGTCCTGAGCATTCCGAGAAACAATGCAAAAAGCATCTAAGCGATCTAATGAACGTAGGAATGAAGGCTCTTCAAGAGAAGAGTCCAGGGACGGTTCAAAGTCTTTGGTACATTAGTTGCACTGAACTAAAGCAGCTCAAGGATTTCCCTGTAGCACACAAATCGCAGACTGTTGAAGAGACGGTAAAAATTTCGGAGTATTCAAACGCGAAAGTGTGCCAGAGAGGGATTGAAGACACTTTGCTAGACCTTCTCGCTCTCCCCGACGATCATTTTACGTATCTTCCTTACGAAGCTCTCTGCAGTGTTTGTAAATTTCTTGACAAGGACACTAAAGGAAGATCGGCATTAGCTGAGCGTTTGCCGGATTTTTCATCTGTTGACAGACATCAGTGCGAAACTGCAAAGCAATTGCTTAGTCGATGGAGTGAACGTCTCAAAGCAACGACGGAAAGTTTTGTCGACTCCGCTCGTACGTTAGGCTTGCTGTATTTGCTTATGATTCTGCATGATTGTGGCTCTATCGAACTTTCTGACGACGag aaaaacGTTGCTCAAGTACATTTAAGCTTTGTTGAAGCTAATACTCCGTCTGTCATAGCAGCTA TGCAACTCACCCGCCTGGCGTCAGGCAAGCGTATCGACTCCGCTACAGACGATATAGACGTTATCTCGTCTAGCCCTGCATCAG ctgctgctgctgcaaaaCACCAAGGCAAAG ATATTGCGAATAGCGACTACCTTGATGGGCCGGTTACTTCGCACGAAAGATTCGAAGCGGCTGAGCGCATTCAACCTATCTGGAAACAAATTGGAAGAGTATTGGGACCGGAACCTTTCAAACACTATGAATTGCACGCATTTGGAGAGAaggcgaacgatcgcgagCGTGCCCTAGAAATGCTGGAAGCGTGGGCTATGAAGTTCGGCAGAAGAGCTACACGCGGGCAACTTATTGATGCAATGATGCGCTTCGACTACTCAACCGAAGTAGCCGAAATATTTTCTG TTTCACACTGA
- the LOC136191475 gene encoding death-associated protein kinase 1-like isoform X3 — MILARSPFIVTLRDQEGRLFHELPCPKNLKNVLVNFWVQYRYRELYAQGTTKPDKIKVCVVGDARAGKTTLIKSLRNVHWEGGDDRRTASVDVTVAKVKSAGELMFCDFAGQPFFHKTHGLFFSASSTAFLFVVNLTIDEEELKRSSHYWASFVKCSVFLVGKAYAVVVGSKKDLLPRSHVGEAEAKLKRLVTYLQTMFGEWFEFVNNGFVLDCRQRSSKELIAFLKTLREVKSLSLKAAKSVPTIVETANKTFLPILRNPSSAGASPSLVQSFTKFLKPTSYRLDRDLRRSIISVMKTNGFVPDSDQESEFACNRSIHADVFKRLMVESICAGLSESIQDLLVEFLQAIGEILVIDDTVVLDFPWLCQNVLGPLMSPRDFPICLDSSTSGTATKESIQKVLESFNHRKWENIDDTISLLCRLEICYPFPKQADTYQFPALIEDQRPAYVWRENSQMIVYVGRRLMSEEATDIITPGTMPFIQSSTRNAPCFRPSEPVVWQDGLLIKRTIGRHSLEGMIVFQDREKAIDFIVRGPEHSEKQCKKHLSDLMNVGMKALQEKSPGTVQSLWYISCTELKQLKDFPVAHKSQTVEETVKISEYSNAKVCQRGIEDTLLDLLALPDDHFTYLPYEALCSVCKFLDKDTKGRSALAERLPDFSSVDRHQCETAKQLLSRWSERLKATTESFVDSARTLGLLYLLMILHDCGSIELSDDEKNVAQVHLSFVEANTPSVIAAMQLTRLASGKRIDSATDDIDVISSSPASAAAAAKHQGKDIANSDYLDGPVTSHERFEAAERIQPIWKQIGRVLGPEPFKHYELHAFGEKANDRERALEMLEAWAMKFGRRATRGQLIDAMMRFDYSTEVAEIFSVSH; from the exons ATGATTCTCGCCCGATCGCCTTTCATCGTGACCCTTCGAGATCAG gaAGGCCGCCTTTTTCATGAATTGCCTTGTCCTAAAAATCTTAAAAATGTTCTAGTTAACTTTTGG GTCCAATATCGGTATCGAGAGCTCTACGCGCAAGGCACGACGAAGCCAGACAAAATCAAGGTTTGCGTTGTCGGCGATGCAAGAGCTGGTAAAACAACTCTTATAAAATCTCTACGAAATGTCCACTGGGAAGGAGGCGATGATCGACGTACCGCCagcgttgacgtcaccgttgcAAAAGTCAAATCCGCGGGCGAGCTCATGTTTTGCGATTTTGCAGGACAACCATTCTTTCATAAAACGCACGGGCTCTTTTTCAGCGCATCGTCGACGGCCTTCCTTTTCGTTGTTAATCTGACTatagacgaagaggagctGAAGAGGTCGAGTCACTATTGGGCGTCATTCGTAAAATGCAGCGTGTTTCTCGTTGGAAAAGCATACGCAGTCGTAGTTGGCAGCAAGAAAGATCTGCTTCCTCGCTCTCATGTAGGAGAGGCGGAAGCAAAATTGAAACGTCTTGTCACTTATCTTCAAACCATGTTTGGAGAATGGTTTGAGTTTGTGAACAATGGTTTCGTCTTAGATTGTCGTCAACGAAGTTCGAAAGAATTAATCGCATTTCTGAAAACTCTTCGTGAAGTgaaatctctctctcttaaG GCTGCAAAAAGTGTTCCAACAATAGTTGAGACGGCAAATAAGACGTTTTTGCCAATTCTGCGAAATCCGAGCTCTGCTGGTGCATCACCGTCACTTGTTCAGTCATTCACTAAGTTTCTAAAACCAACCAGCTATCGCCTTGATCGAGATTTACGTCGAAGCATAATTTCTGTCATGAAAACGAACGGTTTTGTTCCTGATAGTGACCAA GAAAGCGAGTTCGCTTGCAACCGGTCTATTCACGCTGACGTTTTTAAGCGTCTGATGGTGGAAAGCATCTGCGCTGGGCTCTCAGAGTCGATTCAAGATCTTCTTGTAGAATTTTTACAAGCAATCGGAGAA attcTTGTTATCGATGATACGGTTGTTTTGGATTTTCCGTGGCTGTGTCAAAACGTTCTTGGTCCGCTCATGTCTCCCAGAGATTTTCCAATTTGTCTCGATTCCTCTACGTCTGGCACGGCCACTAAAGAAAGTATCCAAAAAGTGCTTGAGAGTTTCAACCATCGAAAATGGGAAAATATCGACGATACGATCTCACTTCTATGTCGTTTAGAAATATGTTATCCGTTTCCCAAGCAAGCAGACACGTACCAGTTTCCTGCACTAATAGAAGACCAGCGTCCGGCCTACGTGTGGCGTGAAAATAGCCAAATGATTGTCTACGTTGGACGCCGTCTAATGAGCGAAGAAGCAACCGATATAATAACTCCAGGAACTATGCCATTTATTCAAAGCAGCACTAGAAACGCTCCGTGCTTTCGTCCGTCGGAGCCCGTCGTGTGGCAAGATGGTCTTCTGATCAAGAGGACAATTGGCCGTCATTCTCTTGAAGGAATGATAGTATTTCAGGATCGCGAAAAAGCGATCGATTTTATTGTTCGTGGTCCTGAGCATTCCGAGAAACAATGCAAAAAGCATCTAAGCGATCTAATGAACGTAGGAATGAAGGCTCTTCAAGAGAAGAGTCCAGGGACGGTTCAAAGTCTTTGGTACATTAGTTGCACTGAACTAAAGCAGCTCAAGGATTTCCCTGTAGCACACAAATCGCAGACTGTTGAAGAGACGGTAAAAATTTCGGAGTATTCAAACGCGAAAGTGTGCCAGAGAGGGATTGAAGACACTTTGCTAGACCTTCTCGCTCTCCCCGACGATCATTTTACGTATCTTCCTTACGAAGCTCTCTGCAGTGTTTGTAAATTTCTTGACAAGGACACTAAAGGAAGATCGGCATTAGCTGAGCGTTTGCCGGATTTTTCATCTGTTGACAGACATCAGTGCGAAACTGCAAAGCAATTGCTTAGTCGATGGAGTGAACGTCTCAAAGCAACGACGGAAAGTTTTGTCGACTCCGCTCGTACGTTAGGCTTGCTGTATTTGCTTATGATTCTGCATGATTGTGGCTCTATCGAACTTTCTGACGACGag aaaaacGTTGCTCAAGTACATTTAAGCTTTGTTGAAGCTAATACTCCGTCTGTCATAGCAGCTA TGCAACTCACCCGCCTGGCGTCAGGCAAGCGTATCGACTCCGCTACAGACGATATAGACGTTATCTCGTCTAGCCCTGCATCAG ctgctgctgctgcaaaaCACCAAGGCAAAG ATATTGCGAATAGCGACTACCTTGATGGGCCGGTTACTTCGCACGAAAGATTCGAAGCGGCTGAGCGCATTCAACCTATCTGGAAACAAATTGGAAGAGTATTGGGACCGGAACCTTTCAAACACTATGAATTGCACGCATTTGGAGAGAaggcgaacgatcgcgagCGTGCCCTAGAAATGCTGGAAGCGTGGGCTATGAAGTTCGGCAGAAGAGCTACACGCGGGCAACTTATTGATGCAATGATGCGCTTCGACTACTCAACCGAAGTAGCCGAAATATTTTCTG TTTCACACTGA